ACAGAACTTTCACAGCAAGGCATGGTAAAAAGTTACCTCAATCACATCCGTAACAATTCGATTAAAAACGAGAGATTAAAATCATTGCTTAACCAATAAATAATATGAGGATATGAAACGAGCATGCACTAACATTCACCAAAGAGAATAACATTGTATGCGATACCGATAGCTATCGGTACCATACGTAGCTAAAACAAAAATAAATCATAACGTATGAAAGCACTACATTTCTTCCTGATCCTGATTCCGGCTATGATGTTGTTTTCCTGTAAAAACAACGCAAAAGAAATGCGTACCGTGATCAATCCTGACGGCTCATGCTACCGGGAATTCAAAGCAGCAGGTCAACGGGAATTTTTGTTGGGAGATTCATCCCAAAAAGCCAATCCATTCCCAGTCAAAATGGATTCTACCTGGAAAATATCATGGCAATACAAAGAGCAGCCCCGTTGTTATAAATTTCCGGTCACTATGGCTGAGCTTGACTCGATAACGGGTCCACTACCCAATCGACATTCAAGTGAAGTGGAACAATATTCCGTGTTTCTTAAGAGAGACTTTAAGTCTGTCGAAGATATGGCGACCAATTTCAAACTGGATCCCGAGCATAGCCTGAGTCATGTAAAAGTCCGGTACAATCTTGAGAAAAGCTTCCGCTGGTTTTACACTTATTATCATTATCGCGAGACCTATCCTAAACTCAACATTAAATTTGAAGCCCCGATCAGTGAATATATGAGTAAGGATGAGGCAAACTTCTGGTTTACCGGACAACCGGAGATCACCAAAGGGCTAAATGGAATGGAGATCCGCGAGTTAATGGGCAATCTGGAGGACAAATACAACCGTTGGTTGACTTACAACATCTGGAGCCTGGAGTATAAAGCGCTAATCAGATATTATGACCGGATTCCTAATCCACCGGTGTCCAAAGCGACGTTTATCACGCTCAGAGACTCCATCTATGAAAGTAAAGGTGCAAAATCATTGGATAATTTAGATGTAGAAGAGAGTCTGAACAAGTTCTTTAAAACCAATCAGTTTTCCATTTTATGGAAAGCGCCGGACGCACCGATGAAGAAAGCAGAAGATGAAATGATCGGAAAACGTTTTGCCTGGATGTTTGACACCTATTTCCTTTATAAACTGGAGATGCCGGGAACGGTCATTTTCACCAACAGCAATATCACCGAAGGTAAAACATTAGTCTGGCACCTTTCTTCCCCTCGTTTTTTGCTGAATGACTTTACCATTGAAGCCGAATCACGCAAAGCCAACATCTGGGCATTTCTGATCACCGGACTAATTGTGGTCGTGGCTGTTGGAAGCTTTGTCTTCAAACGTAGATAATAAGACTTCATCTACAAAAAACCTTGGAGGTTTAATCAATCAATCAGTTTATACCCCATAGCCTCTCCCCGGCTTTGTCTTTCATTTAATGTTCTCCCTGCCTCAATCAGACACTTTCACTTATTCTTTTGTAAAGACAAATAATGGAGAATTGCCGGAAACTCAGTTTCCAATGAGAACTAAGATCAGTTTGACCTGGAAACTCAGTTTCTAACGAGAACGGAGCTCAGATCTGCCCGGAAACTCAGTTTCTGATAAGAACCGAGGTCAGTTCTGCCTGGAAACTGAGTTTCTGACAAGAACTGACCTCGGTTGGGGCTGGAAACTGAGTTTCCGGGGGGTGGTGAGGGGGAGGTGGAAACTGAGTTTCCGGAGAGTAAGCAAAATCTTTCCCAAAGATTGGGACTTTGGAAATAGTTGAAAACCGACGAGTCCTTTACTTTGCCCTACACCTTAAACGTCAGCGTAAAACGATTTAACCCATCCTGCGGTACATCATAGGAAATCCGGGCATCATGATGATGCAGGATACGTTCCACAATGCGTAACCCAAGGCCGGTTCCGTCTGTTTTGCGAGCATTGCTGCCACGGGCAAAAGCCTTGTAGAGGTTCTGTTGTTCTGTTTCGGAAAGCGTTTTGCCATTATTCGTCACAATGACTTTAATATTTTCAGGTTCCTGCCTGAGCAGAATATTCACCTGTTTGTCGGCGGAGTAGAGGTAAGCATTTTTCAGCAGATTGGTAAATACAATCTTCAGCAGATTCATATCTCCCCGAATTTCAAAATCTGCATCTATCGTTTCGTCACTATCAATATCAAACTGAATGCGGTAATCCGGAAAAGTTTTCTGCGTCACTTGCATTGCCTCGAAAATCGCTTCGTCGATGCGACACGGTGGTAAAAAGCCGGAAGCCCTTTTCTTATCAATCCGTGACAACAGCAACAACGAGGAAATGATATCAGCCATCTGCGTCGCATCTTCCTGTATGCTATGAAGATATTTTACTGTATTGGGGCTGTGTTGTTCCTGCAAAAGGAGGTTATGCAACTGCATGAGGATACGTGCCACCGGCGTTCGCAGCTCGTGGGAGGCATTATCGGTAAATTCCTTCTGCTGTTTGTAAGCCACATCGATACGGTCCATCATCTGGTTAAAAGACTTGGCCAAAGCATTAACCTCATCGTTTTTTCCTGAATCTTCCAGACGCACGTCCATCTTCTTTCCTGAAATTTCAGCAATCCGGTCTTTGAATTTATCCAAAGTAGAAAAACTTCGCACACTAACGTAATAAGACAAGCCCATTACCGACAAAGTGCCAAAGATAAAAGCGCCCAAAAGGACATATCCGAGATAGGCCATCTGCCGGTGAGCGTATTTATCTTCTGCCGAAATCAGGACAAAGTAGTCCTTCTCACGGTTTCTTGAGTCGTGGAAATATCCATAGAAATCAATTTTATCCTGGTGACGGTAAAATGATTTATGTGACTTGAGGTATTCGATATCCTTCTGGCTCCAGTCAACAGGAGCATATCCCATGTTACTGTACACCAATACCCCCTCATGGTTAAATACCAGGAGTTTTTCGTTGTAGAGCTTGTCGATCGGGTTCTGGTCGAGAATGCGCATCATCTGCCGGGGAGGCAGCTTCGCATTGACCAGTAGTTTGACGGTAGAAAAGACTTTCTGTTCCAATCGCATCCGAAACTGGTCATTCCGGTAATCAGAAAAGAGTGAGAAAATGACAATCAGCACTATGCCCAGAATCGTTGAAAACAAGATGCTGAAATAGATCGCAAAGCGCTGCTTGAGATTCATTATTCTTCTGATTTAAGGTAATATCCAAATCCGGGACGGGTATGGATTAATTTAGGAGAAAAATCGCGGTCAATCTTCTTCCGGAGGAAATTGATATAGACTTCGATGGTATTGGTTCCGGTTTCAAAGTTAATATCCCAAACCGACTCGGAAATGGTCTGCTTGGAAACCGTACGCCCATTGGCTCCTGCCAAAAGGACTAATAGCTGATATTCCTTTGGAGAAAGGGAAATTTCATTACTATCACGGTAAACTTTCTTCTCTGAAAGATTGATTTCGAGATTTTCAATCTTAATTATTTCATCAGCATTCTGCGGCTGAAGTTGACGACGCATCAGCGACTGGATGCGGATAAACAGCTCATCAAAATGAAAGGGTTTCACCAGATAATCATCGGCTCCGCGGTTGAAAGCATCTACTTTATCCTCGATCTCGCCAAAGGCGGTAAGCATGATGATGGGGGTCACTTTATTGACCTGACGAACCTGAGCACAGACCTCCATCCCATTAATCCCCGGCACATTGATGTCGAGTATCAACAGATCGTATTCAGCCTGGCGAAACTGTTTCATAAACAAGTTGCCATCATACACGGCATCGCATTCCATTTTCTTTTCTTCCAAAAATACACGGACTTCAGAAGATAGCTTGAAATCGTCTTCGAGGAGTAATACTTTCATAGGTCTTTATTTTTAGGATTGAAGGTCCCGATAGCTAGGGAGAGGGATTGAGGGGATGAATCATTCCCAAATCTTCAAATCCTCTAATTTTCATCGTTGCCAATCCACTCGTTTTACCCAATCTGCCAGAAATTTAGCCTTTTCATAAGACAATCCGGGCATAAAACCGTGGCCAAGATTGAAGATAAAGTTAGTGTGTTTGCGACCAAATTCAAGAACAGGCTGTAACTGACGCTCCATTTCTACCTCTGAAGCATAAAGCAAACGGGGATCAACATTACCCTGCAAACCAATGGCAGGATGCACCAGCTTACGCGCAATTTCGAGCGGAGTCTGCCAGTCTACACTCAGAAAGTCGCAATCTTCGGGGGTAATTTCGGTAATCCCCACTCCGATTCCTTTCGGGAAAAAGATAAACGGAACACCTTTATCGCGGACTGCTTTGGCAATCTTGCGCACAGCAGGCATAAAGAGCTCCTGATACATCGTAAACGGAATCAACCCTGCATGTGTATCGAATAACTGGAATACCTCAACTCCGTGTTCTATTTGACCTAAAGCATAAGTGATAGAGAGCTCGGTCACCTGATCAATCAACGTTCGTGTCGCTTCCGGATTTTCATACAGAAACTTGATTGCATCGGGGAAATCGCCTTTGCGGCCAAGACCTTGCAACATAAATAACAGCACTGTCAATGGCGCTCCGCAAAACCCAATCAACGGTGTTTTTTCCGGACGAGTCTTGATGATCTCATCAATCACTGCATAAATATAGTTGAGCTTCGACGGATCTGGCTTCAGATCAGCCAGCGGATTTTCACGAAATGCCAACGGTTTTTCAAATACCGGGCCGTTATCCGTAAAGTCCAGTCCCATGCCAAGAGCATAAGGAATTACCAGGATATCGGAAAAAAGAATGGCAGCATCAACCCCCAAATCATTGACCGGAAGCAAGGTTACTTCGGCTGCAACTTCGGGCTTCTGCATCATCTGCCAGAAGGTATAGTTTT
The Parabacteroides sp. FAFU027 DNA segment above includes these coding regions:
- a CDS encoding sensor histidine kinase; this translates as MNLKQRFAIYFSILFSTILGIVLIVIFSLFSDYRNDQFRMRLEQKVFSTVKLLVNAKLPPRQMMRILDQNPIDKLYNEKLLVFNHEGVLVYSNMGYAPVDWSQKDIEYLKSHKSFYRHQDKIDFYGYFHDSRNREKDYFVLISAEDKYAHRQMAYLGYVLLGAFIFGTLSVMGLSYYVSVRSFSTLDKFKDRIAEISGKKMDVRLEDSGKNDEVNALAKSFNQMMDRIDVAYKQQKEFTDNASHELRTPVARILMQLHNLLLQEQHSPNTVKYLHSIQEDATQMADIISSLLLLSRIDKKRASGFLPPCRIDEAIFEAMQVTQKTFPDYRIQFDIDSDETIDADFEIRGDMNLLKIVFTNLLKNAYLYSADKQVNILLRQEPENIKVIVTNNGKTLSETEQQNLYKAFARGSNARKTDGTGLGLRIVERILHHHDARISYDVPQDGLNRFTLTFKV
- a CDS encoding response regulator transcription factor, encoding MKVLLLEDDFKLSSEVRVFLEEKKMECDAVYDGNLFMKQFRQAEYDLLILDINVPGINGMEVCAQVRQVNKVTPIIMLTAFGEIEDKVDAFNRGADDYLVKPFHFDELFIRIQSLMRRQLQPQNADEIIKIENLEINLSEKKVYRDSNEISLSPKEYQLLVLLAGANGRTVSKQTISESVWDINFETGTNTIEVYINFLRKKIDRDFSPKLIHTRPGFGYYLKSEE
- the hemE gene encoding uroporphyrinogen decarboxylase, with product MQESLILKTLRGEATERPPFWFMRQAGRVLPSYLKIKENYTFWQMMQKPEVAAEVTLLPVNDLGVDAAILFSDILVIPYALGMGLDFTDNGPVFEKPLAFRENPLADLKPDPSKLNYIYAVIDEIIKTRPEKTPLIGFCGAPLTVLLFMLQGLGRKGDFPDAIKFLYENPEATRTLIDQVTELSITYALGQIEHGVEVFQLFDTHAGLIPFTMYQELFMPAVRKIAKAVRDKGVPFIFFPKGIGVGITEITPEDCDFLSVDWQTPLEIARKLVHPAIGLQGNVDPRLLYASEVEMERQLQPVLEFGRKHTNFIFNLGHGFMPGLSYEKAKFLADWVKRVDWQR